One stretch of Camelus bactrianus isolate YW-2024 breed Bactrian camel chromosome 21, ASM4877302v1, whole genome shotgun sequence DNA includes these proteins:
- the LOC105068022 gene encoding low affinity immunoglobulin gamma Fc region receptor III-A isoform X2, with amino-acid sequence MWQLLLPTALLLLVSAGTQADLPKAVVLLDPQWDRVLQDDTVTLKCQGDYALGDSSTKWWHNGSFISNQASSFTIEAKVEDSGEYKCQTGLSALSDPVHLEVHVDWLLLQAPQRVVKEGEPIWLRCHSWKNRPVHKVQYFRNGRGQMFYHWNSYFNISKATLEHSGSYFCRGLIGNKNESSKAVDITVKGLENPLFFPPWHQIALCLLLGLLFAVDTGLYFSVQRDLRSSKKDCRGAKVTWSQGSQDK; translated from the exons ATGTGGCAGCTGCTACTACCAACAGCTCTGCTGCTTCTGG TTTCAGCTGGCACTCAAGCTG ATCTCCCAAAGGCTGTGGTGCTCCTAGATCCTCAGTGGGACCGGGTACTCCAGGATGACACTGTGACTCTGAAGTGTCAGGGGGACTACGCTCTTGGAGACAGTTCCACAAAGTGGTGGCACAATGGGAGCTTCATCTCAAACCAGGCCTCCAGTTTCACCATAGAAGCCAAAGTTGAAGACAGTGGAGAATACAAGTGTCAGACAGGCCTCTCTGCACTCAGTGACCCAGTGCACCTGGAAGTCCACGTAG ACTGGCTGTTGCTCCAAGCCCCTCAGAGGGTGGTCAAGGAGGGGGAGCCCATTTGGCTGAGATGCCACAGCTGGAAGAACCGTCCTGTACACAAGGTCCAATATTTCCGGAATGGCAGAGGGCAGATGTTTTATCATTGGAATTCTTACTTCAACATTtcaaaagcaacacttgaacacAGTGGCTCCTACTTCTGCAGGGGGCTTATCGGGAATAAAAATGAGTCCTCAAAGGCTGTGGACATCACTGTTAAAG GTCTAGAAAATCCACTATTCTTTCCACCTTGGCACCAAATCGCTCTCTGCCTGTTGTTGGGACTCCTGTTTGCGGTGGATACAGGGCTGTATTTCTCTGTGCAGAGAGACCTTCGAAGCTCAAAGAAGGACTGTAGGGGTGCCAAAGTCACATGGAGCCAAGGTTCTCAGGacaaatga
- the LOC105068022 gene encoding low affinity immunoglobulin gamma Fc region receptor III-A isoform X1 — MWQLLLPTALLLLVSAGTQAADLPKAVVLLDPQWDRVLQDDTVTLKCQGDYALGDSSTKWWHNGSFISNQASSFTIEAKVEDSGEYKCQTGLSALSDPVHLEVHVDWLLLQAPQRVVKEGEPIWLRCHSWKNRPVHKVQYFRNGRGQMFYHWNSYFNISKATLEHSGSYFCRGLIGNKNESSKAVDITVKGLENPLFFPPWHQIALCLLLGLLFAVDTGLYFSVQRDLRSSKKDCRGAKVTWSQGSQDK; from the exons ATGTGGCAGCTGCTACTACCAACAGCTCTGCTGCTTCTGG TTTCAGCTGGCACTCAAGCTG CAGATCTCCCAAAGGCTGTGGTGCTCCTAGATCCTCAGTGGGACCGGGTACTCCAGGATGACACTGTGACTCTGAAGTGTCAGGGGGACTACGCTCTTGGAGACAGTTCCACAAAGTGGTGGCACAATGGGAGCTTCATCTCAAACCAGGCCTCCAGTTTCACCATAGAAGCCAAAGTTGAAGACAGTGGAGAATACAAGTGTCAGACAGGCCTCTCTGCACTCAGTGACCCAGTGCACCTGGAAGTCCACGTAG ACTGGCTGTTGCTCCAAGCCCCTCAGAGGGTGGTCAAGGAGGGGGAGCCCATTTGGCTGAGATGCCACAGCTGGAAGAACCGTCCTGTACACAAGGTCCAATATTTCCGGAATGGCAGAGGGCAGATGTTTTATCATTGGAATTCTTACTTCAACATTtcaaaagcaacacttgaacacAGTGGCTCCTACTTCTGCAGGGGGCTTATCGGGAATAAAAATGAGTCCTCAAAGGCTGTGGACATCACTGTTAAAG GTCTAGAAAATCCACTATTCTTTCCACCTTGGCACCAAATCGCTCTCTGCCTGTTGTTGGGACTCCTGTTTGCGGTGGATACAGGGCTGTATTTCTCTGTGCAGAGAGACCTTCGAAGCTCAAAGAAGGACTGTAGGGGTGCCAAAGTCACATGGAGCCAAGGTTCTCAGGacaaatga